A single window of Undibacterium sp. 5I1 DNA harbors:
- the ileS gene encoding isoleucine--tRNA ligase produces the protein MSNEKSAKVASKYPVNMTETPFPMRGDLAKREPQWVKQWQDKKIYQRIRKASANRPKFILHDGPPYANGDIHIGHAVNKILKDMIVKARNMAGFNAQYVPGWDCHGMPIEIQIEKLYGKNLPVAEVQAKARAYANEQIERQKVDFIRLGVLGEWDNPYKTMNFGNEADEIRALGKLLEKGYVYRGLKPVNWCFDCGSALAEAEVEYENKRDPSIDVGFPFAEHDKIAAAFKLAKLPVDKGYCVIWTTTPWTIPSNQALNMHPEITYALVETVREGEPTLLILANDLVEASLTNYGLEGKVIATCLGADLSEINFKHPMAQLDAGYDRFSPVYMGEYVTLDSGTGVVHSAPAYGIEDFQSCKAHGMKDDAIIAPVMGDGKFASSLPFFAGMTIWEASKPICDKLKEAGTLFSLKMFDHSYMHCWRHKTPIIYRATSQWFASMDNIPKDGGNSLRQTALKAIDETAFFPAWGKARLHGMIANRPDWTLSRQRQWGVPMAFFLHKETGQLHPRTAEFLEQIAQRVEKEGIEAWQKIEVADLLGDDADMYVKNRDTLDVWFDSGTTHYTVLRGSHKEQSQFPADLYLEGSDQHRGWFHSSLLTASMLDGRAPYKALLTHGFVVDGEGKKMSKSKGNVVAPQKISDTLGADILRLWVAATDYSGELSISDEILKRVTESYRRIRNTLRFLLANTSDFNPATDAVAINEMLEIDRYAIANMAALQADILAHYEQFEFHPVVAKLQSFCSEDLGGFYLDILKDRLYTSGTTSTARRSAQTAIWHITQSLLRLMAPTLSFTAEEAWVSFASKEAYAESDETIFTQLYYALPVIDNASALMEKYTALRLIRTDVTKQLEEVRVAGGIGASLQAEVTIKASGAKFDLLQSFADDLRFVLITSAAVIEKVATEAEEAVIVTPSSYQKCERCWHYRADVGAHAEHPGLCGRCISNLFGAGESRQFA, from the coding sequence ATGTCTAACGAAAAGTCAGCAAAAGTCGCCAGCAAGTATCCAGTCAATATGACTGAAACCCCGTTCCCGATGCGCGGCGATCTCGCCAAGCGCGAGCCGCAATGGGTGAAGCAATGGCAAGACAAAAAAATCTATCAACGCATCCGCAAGGCCTCTGCCAATCGTCCAAAATTTATTCTGCATGACGGCCCGCCGTACGCCAACGGCGACATCCACATCGGCCATGCAGTTAACAAAATTCTGAAAGACATGATCGTCAAAGCACGCAATATGGCGGGCTTTAATGCGCAGTATGTGCCGGGTTGGGATTGCCATGGCATGCCGATCGAAATCCAGATCGAAAAACTATACGGCAAAAATCTGCCGGTGGCCGAAGTACAAGCCAAAGCGCGCGCCTATGCAAACGAGCAGATAGAACGACAAAAAGTAGACTTTATCCGCCTGGGGGTCTTGGGTGAATGGGACAATCCCTACAAAACCATGAACTTCGGCAATGAGGCCGATGAAATCCGTGCACTCGGCAAGTTGCTTGAAAAAGGCTATGTGTATCGTGGCCTGAAGCCGGTCAACTGGTGTTTTGATTGCGGCTCTGCTTTGGCAGAGGCAGAAGTCGAATACGAAAATAAACGTGACCCGTCAATCGATGTCGGTTTCCCGTTTGCAGAGCACGACAAGATCGCTGCGGCGTTTAAACTCGCCAAGCTGCCTGTCGACAAAGGCTACTGCGTGATCTGGACCACGACACCGTGGACCATCCCCTCCAATCAAGCATTGAACATGCATCCGGAAATCACTTACGCACTGGTCGAGACCGTACGTGAGGGCGAACCGACCTTGCTGATTCTGGCAAACGATCTGGTAGAGGCATCGCTCACCAATTATGGTCTGGAAGGTAAAGTCATCGCGACCTGCCTCGGCGCTGATCTTTCAGAGATCAATTTTAAACATCCGATGGCACAATTGGATGCAGGCTACGACCGTTTTTCTCCCGTCTATATGGGTGAATACGTGACGCTCGATAGTGGCACAGGTGTGGTCCATTCCGCACCAGCTTACGGTATAGAGGATTTCCAATCCTGCAAAGCACACGGCATGAAGGATGATGCCATCATCGCGCCAGTAATGGGCGACGGAAAGTTTGCGTCTTCACTGCCCTTCTTCGCGGGGATGACGATCTGGGAGGCGTCCAAACCGATCTGCGACAAACTCAAAGAAGCGGGTACCTTGTTCTCGCTGAAAATGTTTGATCACAGCTACATGCACTGCTGGCGTCATAAAACGCCGATCATCTACCGTGCAACATCGCAATGGTTTGCGAGTATGGACAATATACCAAAAGATGGTGGCAATAGCCTGCGCCAAACCGCATTAAAAGCGATCGACGAGACCGCATTTTTCCCAGCATGGGGCAAAGCGCGCCTGCATGGCATGATCGCCAATCGTCCGGACTGGACACTGTCACGTCAGCGTCAATGGGGCGTACCGATGGCGTTTTTCTTGCACAAAGAAACGGGACAACTGCATCCACGCACCGCGGAATTTCTAGAACAAATTGCGCAACGTGTTGAGAAAGAGGGTATCGAAGCCTGGCAAAAAATCGAAGTTGCTGATTTGCTTGGTGATGATGCCGATATGTACGTCAAAAACCGCGATACGCTGGATGTCTGGTTTGATTCAGGCACCACACATTACACGGTCTTGCGAGGTTCACATAAAGAACAATCGCAGTTCCCTGCCGACTTGTACCTGGAAGGCTCTGATCAGCATCGAGGCTGGTTCCATTCGTCTTTACTGACTGCATCGATGCTGGACGGTCGTGCGCCTTACAAGGCTTTGCTGACGCACGGGTTTGTGGTCGATGGCGAAGGCAAGAAAATGTCTAAGTCCAAAGGTAACGTCGTAGCGCCACAAAAAATCTCGGACACCTTGGGTGCAGATATCTTGCGCTTGTGGGTAGCTGCAACCGATTACTCCGGCGAGCTGTCTATCTCTGACGAGATCTTGAAACGTGTTACAGAATCTTATCGCCGCATTCGCAATACTTTGCGCTTCCTGTTAGCGAATACCTCAGATTTCAATCCTGCGACGGACGCAGTGGCTATCAATGAGATGCTGGAAATTGATCGTTACGCGATCGCCAATATGGCAGCGTTGCAAGCCGATATCCTCGCTCATTATGAGCAGTTTGAATTCCATCCGGTGGTCGCCAAATTGCAATCCTTCTGCTCAGAAGATCTTGGTGGTTTCTACCTTGATATCCTGAAAGACCGTTTATATACAAGTGGCACGACGTCGACAGCACGTCGTTCTGCACAAACAGCGATCTGGCATATCACGCAAAGTTTGCTGCGCCTGATGGCACCAACATTGTCTTTTACAGCGGAAGAAGCCTGGGTCAGTTTCGCCAGCAAAGAAGCTTACGCAGAAAGCGATGAAACGATTTTTACGCAACTGTATTACGCTTTACCAGTCATCGACAATGCCAGTGCACTGATGGAAAAATACACTGCGTTGCGCTTGATTCGCACGGACGTTACTAAGCAATTGGAAGAAGTTCGGGTAGCTGGCGGCATCGGGGCATCCTTGCAAGCGGAAGTGACCATCAAAGCCAGCGGTGCTAAATTTGACTTACTGCAAAGCTTTGCCGATGACTTGCGTTTTGTATTAATCACATCAGCAGCGGTGATAGAGAAAGTGGCGACGGAAGCGGAAGAAGCTGTGATTGTTACGCCATCCAGCTATCAAAAGTGTGAGCGTTGCTGGCACTATCGCGCTGATGTTGGGGCACATGCAGAACATCCCGGTTTATGCGGTCGTTGTATCAGTAATTTGTTTGGTGCCGGAGAATCACGTCAATTTGCGTAA
- the lspA gene encoding signal peptidase II: MATKKRNSFSTVSKSSGSSLAPWLGLAGIVILLDQLSKITIAKLFTLGESLPVTSFFNLVLAYNKGAAFSFLSSESGWQRYLFTAIGVVAALVITYLIKQNAGQRLFCWALALIMGGALGNVLDRLMYGHVIDFLDFHYKDAYHFAAFNIADSAICVGAALFILDELRRVKK; this comes from the coding sequence ATGGCAACTAAAAAACGCAATTCGTTTTCTACCGTCTCTAAATCTTCAGGGAGCTCACTGGCGCCTTGGCTAGGCTTGGCCGGTATTGTTATTTTGTTAGATCAACTTAGCAAAATAACGATCGCCAAACTATTTACTCTGGGCGAATCACTTCCAGTCACCTCTTTCTTCAACCTGGTGTTGGCGTATAACAAGGGCGCGGCGTTCAGTTTCTTATCATCAGAATCTGGCTGGCAACGTTATTTATTTACCGCCATCGGCGTAGTTGCTGCTCTGGTCATTACTTATCTGATCAAGCAAAATGCAGGACAGCGCTTGTTTTGCTGGGCGCTAGCCTTGATTATGGGGGGTGCTCTGGGTAACGTGCTGGATCGCTTGATGTACGGTCATGTCATCGATTTTTTGGACTTCCATTACAAGGATGCGTATCACTTCGCTGCATTTAATATTGCAGATAGTGCTATTTGTGTTGGTGCAGCTTTATTTATTTTGGACGAGCTGCGTCGGGTAAAAAAATAA
- the coaBC gene encoding bifunctional phosphopantothenoylcysteine decarboxylase/phosphopantothenate--cysteine ligase CoaBC, which produces MRLAGKKIVLGLTGGVACYKIAELTRALGKAGAQVQVVMTQSATQFITPVTMQALSGNPVYTDQWDARIHNNMPHIDLTRDADAIVVAPCSTNFISKLAHGACDDLLSTLCVARPHHVPLLAAPAMNVEMWLNPATQRNVAQIKKDGIQILGPAAGEQACGEVGMGRMLEVDQLLAEIIASFQAKSLVGKEVLITAGPTFEPIDPVRGITNLSSGKMGYAIAQAAWEAGANVTLISGPTALDAPYGTHRISVQTAQQMHDAVIAQLTSTAKKPQDIFIAVAAVADWRVANTSAQKIKKTSDSDMPQLEFVQNPDILASVTALPNAPYCVGFAAESEHLLQYGTAKRIKKNVPLLVGNIGHHTFGKDENELILFDANGHTALPRANKQTLSVQLIQEIAQRLS; this is translated from the coding sequence ATGCGGCTTGCTGGCAAAAAAATTGTTCTCGGCTTAACTGGTGGTGTCGCCTGTTATAAGATTGCGGAACTGACTCGCGCATTAGGCAAAGCAGGTGCGCAAGTACAAGTCGTAATGACGCAAAGTGCGACGCAATTCATCACTCCTGTGACCATGCAAGCGCTGTCGGGCAATCCTGTTTATACCGATCAGTGGGATGCACGGATCCACAACAATATGCCGCATATCGACCTTACTCGTGATGCCGATGCGATAGTAGTTGCACCTTGCAGCACGAATTTCATCTCCAAACTAGCGCATGGTGCTTGCGATGATCTGCTGTCAACTCTGTGCGTAGCTCGGCCACATCATGTGCCACTACTGGCAGCACCTGCAATGAACGTAGAAATGTGGCTCAATCCGGCTACCCAACGTAACGTTGCGCAAATTAAAAAAGATGGTATCCAAATTTTAGGGCCTGCGGCAGGTGAGCAAGCCTGCGGTGAAGTTGGTATGGGTCGGATGTTAGAGGTCGATCAGTTACTGGCAGAAATCATAGCGTCTTTTCAGGCTAAATCTCTGGTTGGAAAAGAGGTACTGATTACAGCAGGTCCGACATTTGAACCTATCGATCCAGTGCGTGGGATCACCAATTTATCATCAGGGAAAATGGGTTATGCGATTGCTCAAGCGGCGTGGGAAGCTGGAGCCAATGTCACTTTAATCTCTGGACCTACTGCATTAGATGCACCTTATGGCACGCATCGCATCTCGGTGCAGACCGCACAGCAAATGCATGATGCTGTTATTGCGCAACTAACATCTACCGCAAAAAAACCGCAAGATATTTTTATCGCGGTAGCCGCAGTAGCTGACTGGCGCGTAGCGAATACAAGTGCACAAAAAATTAAAAAAACTAGTGATAGCGACATGCCGCAGCTTGAATTTGTGCAAAATCCAGATATCCTTGCTAGCGTTACGGCTCTTCCAAATGCGCCCTACTGCGTTGGATTTGCCGCTGAATCTGAACATCTTTTGCAATATGGCACGGCTAAACGCATAAAGAAAAATGTACCTCTGCTAGTTGGCAATATCGGCCACCATACTTTTGGCAAAGACGAAAATGAGTTAATTTTATTTGATGCAAACGGACATACAGCTTTACCAAGAGCAAATAAACAGACGCTCTCTGTTCAATTGATACAAGAAATCGCACAGCGTTTAAGCTAA
- the dut gene encoding dUTP diphosphatase, with amino-acid sequence MKNIDLKILDTRMKDQMPAYGTPGSAGLDLRACIDAPITIKPGETVLIPTGLAIHIGDPTYAAMILPRSGMGHKNGIVLGNLVGLIDSDYQGQLMVSTWNRGQNEFTLQPMERLAQLIIVPVLQVGFNIVEEFGGSERGEGGFGSTGKH; translated from the coding sequence ATGAAAAATATCGATCTGAAAATCCTCGACACTCGCATGAAAGACCAAATGCCAGCCTATGGCACGCCAGGTAGCGCAGGCTTGGATTTGCGGGCTTGCATAGATGCGCCAATTACGATTAAACCAGGTGAGACTGTTTTAATCCCCACTGGCCTGGCAATACACATAGGTGACCCAACTTACGCCGCTATGATCTTGCCACGCAGTGGTATGGGACATAAAAACGGCATTGTATTAGGTAACCTTGTTGGCTTGATCGACTCGGACTACCAAGGTCAACTGATGGTGTCTACATGGAATCGTGGTCAAAACGAATTCACCTTGCAACCAATGGAGCGTTTGGCACAGCTGATCATTGTCCCTGTATTGCAAGTCGGTTTTAATATAGTAGAAGAATTTGGTGGTAGTGAGCGTGGTGAGGGTGGATTTGGTAGTACTGGCAAACACTAG
- a CDS encoding GFA family protein translates to MITDPKVHENQFELLAGEEQLSEYQYNSMSARHFFCKICGIYPFHRKRVTPDHFGINVHCLDNFDPATIPVRQTFGSKMS, encoded by the coding sequence GTGATAACAGACCCTAAGGTGCATGAGAATCAATTTGAATTACTCGCCGGAGAAGAACAACTGAGCGAGTATCAATACAACAGCATGTCTGCGAGACATTTTTTCTGCAAAATTTGCGGTATTTATCCATTCCATCGCAAGCGCGTTACGCCGGATCATTTTGGCATCAATGTGCATTGTCTGGATAATTTTGATCCTGCTACGATTCCAGTTCGGCAAACTTTCGGCTCAAAAATGAGCTGA